From the Paraburkholderia sp. PREW-6R genome, one window contains:
- the ilvA gene encoding threonine ammonia-lyase, biosynthetic, with amino-acid sequence MPFTQIEETHEAADSVALRHDYLKKTLTARVYDVARETELEHAPNLSARLRNPVYLKREDNQPVFSFKVRGAYNKMAHMSAEALGRGVITASAGNHAQGVALSAAKLGVRAIIVVPVTTPQVKVDAVRAHGGPTVEVVQAGESFSDAYAHALELQEERGLTFVHPFDDPYVIAGQGTVAMEILSQHQGPIHAIFVPIGGGGLAAGVAAYVKSVRPEIRVIGVQTDDSCAMAASLKAGERVTLNEVGLFSDGTAVKLVGEETFRLCSEYLDDVLLVNTDALCAAIKDVFQDTRSVLEPAGSLAVAGAKQYAEREGIENQTLIAITSGANMNFDRMRFVAERAEVGEAREAVFAVTIPEERGSFRRFCELVGTRSVTEFNYRIADAHSAHIFVGVQIRNRSESAQIAGAFEAHDFATVDLTFDELSKQHIRYMVGGRSPLARDERLFRFEFPERPGALMKFLKSMAPNWNISLFHYRNQGADYSSILVGIQVPESENREFDRFLATLGYPNWEETQNPVYRLFLG; translated from the coding sequence TTGCCGTTCACCCAGATCGAAGAGACGCACGAAGCTGCCGACAGCGTCGCCCTGCGTCACGACTACCTGAAGAAAACCCTCACCGCGCGTGTCTACGACGTGGCGCGAGAAACCGAGCTCGAACACGCGCCGAACCTGTCGGCGCGTCTGCGTAACCCGGTCTATCTGAAGCGTGAGGACAACCAGCCGGTGTTCTCGTTCAAGGTGCGCGGCGCGTACAACAAGATGGCGCATATGTCGGCCGAAGCGCTCGGGCGCGGCGTGATCACTGCGTCGGCGGGCAATCATGCGCAGGGCGTCGCGCTGTCGGCGGCCAAATTAGGTGTGCGGGCGATCATCGTCGTGCCGGTGACGACGCCCCAGGTCAAGGTGGATGCGGTGCGCGCGCATGGCGGCCCGACTGTCGAAGTGGTGCAGGCCGGCGAGTCGTTCAGCGACGCTTACGCACACGCACTGGAACTGCAGGAAGAGCGCGGCCTGACTTTCGTGCATCCGTTCGACGATCCGTACGTGATCGCGGGACAGGGCACGGTGGCGATGGAGATTCTCAGCCAGCATCAGGGGCCGATCCACGCGATCTTCGTGCCGATCGGCGGCGGCGGTCTCGCGGCGGGCGTGGCGGCGTATGTGAAATCGGTGCGTCCCGAGATCAGGGTGATCGGCGTGCAGACCGACGATTCGTGCGCGATGGCCGCGTCGTTGAAAGCGGGCGAGCGCGTCACGCTCAATGAGGTCGGTCTGTTCTCGGATGGCACGGCGGTCAAGCTCGTCGGCGAGGAAACCTTCCGCCTGTGCAGCGAGTATCTCGACGACGTGCTGCTCGTGAATACGGACGCACTGTGCGCAGCGATCAAGGACGTGTTTCAGGACACGCGCAGCGTGCTGGAGCCCGCCGGCTCGCTGGCTGTCGCCGGTGCGAAGCAGTATGCCGAACGCGAAGGCATCGAGAACCAGACGCTGATCGCGATCACCTCCGGCGCGAACATGAACTTCGACCGCATGCGTTTCGTCGCCGAACGCGCCGAAGTGGGCGAAGCACGCGAGGCCGTGTTCGCGGTGACGATTCCCGAAGAGCGCGGCAGTTTCCGGCGCTTCTGCGAACTGGTCGGCACGCGCAGCGTCACCGAATTCAACTACCGTATTGCCGATGCGCACTCCGCCCATATCTTCGTTGGCGTGCAGATCAGGAATCGCAGCGAATCGGCGCAGATTGCGGGTGCGTTCGAGGCGCACGATTTCGCGACCGTCGATCTGACGTTCGACGAACTTTCGAAGCAGCACATCCGCTACATGGTGGGTGGGCGCTCGCCGCTCGCCCGCGACGAACGCCTGTTCCGTTTCGAGTTTCCCGAGCGGCCCGGCGCGCTGATGAAATTCCTGAAGTCGATGGCGCCGAACTGGAATATCAGCCTGTTCCATTACCGTAACCAGGGCGCGGACTACAGTTCGATTCTCGTCGGCATCCAGGTGCCGGAGAGCGAAAACCGCGAGTTCGACCGCTTCCTCGCGACGCTGGGTTACCCGAACTGGGAAGAGACGCAGAACCCGGTGTATCGGCTTTTTCTCGGCTGA
- a CDS encoding AcvB/VirJ family lysyl-phosphatidylglycerol hydrolase: protein MTLYSFLRLAMAAGVVAGSMGAHAASTTVSGGRYGEVTVTQPVGPLRGFVVLYSQASGWSAADQQSADALAKAGALTVGVDTARYATNLAARKESCHQLVGDAEALSHQLERQSQSSHYFAPIVAGTGQGATLAMHVLEQAPSNTIAGAVSVDAEHTLDARFEPCPPDPTIIRDKVPGFVEKAVTGSADRARLVNLVTPHLQAVATADDDVSDLPLIELPAAHPNGLMAIVISGDGGWRDLDKTIAQALQKDGVSVIGWDSLRYFWSEKPPAQTSRDLSRVMQTYGSRWHAQHIALVGYSFGADVMPFAYNRLPEAQREKVSLIALLGFAPDADFQIRVGGWLGMPASDNALKVKPELTRLPPSIVQCFYGENEKDTLCPALTQTGIQVIRTSGDHHFGGDYNALEQRILSAFRKNSGARD from the coding sequence ATGACCTTGTATTCGTTTCTCAGGCTCGCCATGGCGGCGGGTGTCGTGGCTGGCAGCATGGGCGCCCACGCGGCATCGACCACCGTGTCGGGCGGCCGTTATGGCGAAGTCACGGTCACGCAGCCGGTCGGCCCGCTGCGCGGCTTCGTCGTGCTGTATTCCCAGGCTAGCGGCTGGAGCGCCGCCGATCAGCAAAGCGCCGACGCGCTCGCGAAGGCCGGCGCATTGACAGTCGGCGTGGACACCGCACGCTATGCGACGAACCTCGCGGCCAGAAAAGAAAGCTGTCACCAGCTGGTGGGCGACGCTGAAGCGTTGAGCCATCAACTCGAACGTCAGTCGCAATCGAGTCATTATTTCGCGCCGATCGTCGCGGGAACCGGGCAGGGCGCGACACTCGCGATGCACGTGCTCGAACAGGCGCCGTCGAACACGATTGCCGGCGCGGTGTCGGTGGATGCCGAGCACACGCTGGATGCGCGCTTCGAACCGTGCCCGCCGGATCCGACCATCATTCGCGACAAGGTGCCCGGTTTCGTCGAAAAGGCGGTGACGGGTAGCGCCGATCGCGCACGCCTCGTGAACCTGGTGACGCCGCATCTGCAAGCGGTTGCCACGGCCGATGACGACGTGTCCGATCTGCCCTTGATCGAATTACCGGCCGCGCATCCGAACGGCCTGATGGCGATCGTGATTTCCGGCGACGGCGGCTGGCGCGATCTCGACAAGACGATCGCGCAGGCGTTGCAGAAAGACGGCGTTTCGGTGATCGGTTGGGACAGCCTGCGCTATTTCTGGAGCGAAAAACCGCCCGCGCAGACCAGTCGCGATCTCTCCCGCGTGATGCAGACATATGGTTCGCGGTGGCACGCGCAGCACATTGCGCTCGTCGGCTATTCGTTTGGCGCCGACGTGATGCCGTTCGCGTATAACCGCTTGCCCGAAGCGCAGCGCGAGAAGGTCTCGCTGATCGCGTTGCTTGGCTTCGCTCCGGACGCCGATTTCCAGATCCGCGTGGGCGGCTGGCTTGGGATGCCGGCGAGTGACAACGCGTTGAAGGTGAAGCCGGAGCTCACGCGACTGCCGCCTTCGATCGTCCAGTGCTTTTACGGCGAAAACGAAAAGGACACGTTGTGTCCGGCGTTGACGCAGACGGGCATTCAGGTGATCCGCACTTCGGGCGACCACCATTTCGGCGGCGATTACAACGCGCTGGAACAACGCATTTTGAGCGCATTCCGCAAGAATAGCGGGGCGCGCGATTAA
- the mprF gene encoding bifunctional lysylphosphatidylglycerol flippase/synthetase MprF, producing the protein MFHRYKKTFDRSGALFDRASKALGSRGILSPLLALVICGLLLVVLQHLSKTVDYRSVIRQLRALSLSEWSAALGATALSYVALVGRDAVGLRYLGTAVPRVALWVGATAGTALGNATGFGALTGGAVRARVYGVTGVTPAQIGRMTVFTSVSLALALVFMTALGMVCLAATLSPMLHLTPVVLRWSGAAVLAALALVAAACRRETRAVRTRWQWLAFDIPARRDLLAQVALAVLDVVAAGLALWALLPHAQVNFLSFITVYAAAMLLGMIGHTPGGVGVFEAAMVFTLNGSVQTHLMVAALLAYRAIYFGVPLIVSAALLAGFEGRALKSRLPLRHAASAWKLAPLFLSLVTFVVGGMLVISSATPAFWQRIHILRDVLPLWVLESSQMLCSVLGVLLLFVARGLLRRLDAAWWMTLLLAVLSLALSLTKGLAFVEAGVLGTLIVLLLATRQRFNRHSSLFAERFTAGWLVSIAMVLMLAVWVMLFAFRDVPYTRDLWWQFAFDERAPRALRATLAASLFAATFSFWQLLRPAAGRFVKPAPEDLHDAARIVRAQERSDAGLALMGDKSFLFSESRRAFLMYAKNGRTWAALHDPVGPREEWPALIGKFVALAHAHGGRAAFYQVRANALPLYLDAGLTLMKLGEEAHVVLDDFDLKGSHRAHLRYALKRGERDGFTVEVIDQANVPASLETLRVISDGWLDSRDAREKSFSVAAFNDEYLAAQSVMLVRQNGEPVAFVTFMTTDLNTEATVGVMRHVESASPYAMEYLFTQLALHLKQAGFRSLSLGIAPLSGMQPTPLASRWHRFAGIVWRFGGRFYNFRGLRAFKSKFQPHWEPRYLAASGSVGVFFTLADLSLLAGGRRS; encoded by the coding sequence ATGTTCCATCGATACAAGAAGACATTCGACCGATCCGGTGCGTTGTTCGACCGTGCGTCGAAAGCGCTCGGCAGCCGGGGAATTCTCTCGCCGCTGCTCGCGTTGGTGATTTGCGGATTGCTGCTGGTGGTCCTGCAACATCTGTCGAAGACCGTCGACTACCGTTCGGTGATACGTCAGTTGCGCGCGCTGAGCCTGAGTGAATGGAGCGCTGCGCTCGGCGCAACCGCGCTCAGTTATGTTGCGCTGGTAGGCCGCGACGCCGTGGGTCTGCGCTACCTCGGCACAGCCGTGCCGCGCGTCGCGTTGTGGGTAGGCGCCACTGCCGGCACCGCACTGGGCAACGCCACCGGTTTCGGCGCGCTCACGGGCGGCGCGGTGCGCGCGCGCGTGTATGGTGTGACAGGCGTCACGCCCGCGCAGATTGGCCGCATGACGGTGTTCACGAGCGTGTCGCTGGCGCTCGCATTGGTATTCATGACGGCGCTCGGCATGGTATGTCTCGCCGCCACGCTTTCGCCCATGTTGCATCTCACGCCTGTCGTGCTGCGCTGGAGCGGCGCGGCCGTGCTTGCGGCGCTCGCCCTCGTGGCCGCTGCGTGCCGTCGCGAAACGCGCGCGGTTCGCACGCGCTGGCAGTGGCTCGCATTCGATATTCCGGCGCGCCGCGATCTGCTCGCGCAAGTGGCGCTTGCCGTGCTCGACGTCGTCGCAGCAGGCCTCGCGCTGTGGGCGCTGTTGCCGCACGCGCAGGTGAACTTCCTGAGCTTCATCACGGTGTATGCCGCGGCCATGCTGCTTGGCATGATCGGGCACACGCCGGGTGGCGTCGGCGTGTTCGAGGCAGCGATGGTGTTCACGCTGAACGGCAGCGTGCAGACGCATCTGATGGTTGCCGCGCTGCTAGCGTATCGTGCGATTTACTTCGGTGTCCCGTTGATCGTGTCGGCGGCGTTGCTGGCCGGTTTCGAAGGACGTGCGCTGAAAAGCCGCCTGCCGCTGCGGCATGCGGCGAGCGCCTGGAAGCTCGCGCCGCTTTTCCTGAGTCTCGTCACGTTCGTGGTGGGCGGCATGCTGGTGATTTCGAGCGCGACGCCCGCGTTCTGGCAACGCATCCATATCCTGCGCGATGTGCTGCCGCTGTGGGTGCTCGAAAGTTCGCAGATGCTATGCAGCGTGCTCGGCGTGTTGCTGCTGTTCGTCGCGCGCGGTCTGCTGCGGCGGCTGGACGCCGCGTGGTGGATGACACTGCTGCTCGCGGTGCTGAGCCTCGCGCTTTCACTCACTAAAGGCCTCGCGTTCGTCGAAGCGGGTGTGCTCGGCACGCTGATCGTATTGCTGCTTGCCACGCGCCAGCGCTTTAACCGGCACTCGTCGCTGTTTGCAGAGCGATTCACGGCAGGTTGGCTGGTTTCGATCGCAATGGTGCTGATGCTCGCTGTCTGGGTGATGCTGTTTGCTTTTCGCGACGTGCCCTATACGCGCGACCTGTGGTGGCAATTCGCCTTTGACGAGCGTGCACCGCGTGCGCTGCGCGCGACGCTGGCCGCGAGTCTCTTTGCCGCGACTTTCTCGTTCTGGCAATTGCTGCGTCCCGCCGCAGGCCGCTTCGTCAAGCCCGCGCCGGAAGATCTTCACGACGCCGCCCGCATCGTACGCGCGCAGGAGCGCAGCGACGCGGGCCTCGCGCTCATGGGCGACAAGAGTTTTCTGTTTTCCGAATCACGCCGTGCTTTCCTGATGTATGCAAAAAACGGCCGCACATGGGCCGCGTTGCACGATCCGGTGGGTCCGCGTGAAGAATGGCCGGCGCTCATCGGCAAGTTCGTCGCACTCGCTCACGCGCACGGTGGCCGCGCGGCGTTCTATCAGGTACGTGCGAATGCGTTGCCGCTTTATCTCGACGCGGGGCTGACACTCATGAAGCTCGGCGAGGAAGCGCACGTCGTGCTCGACGACTTCGATCTCAAGGGTTCGCACCGCGCGCATCTGCGTTATGCGCTCAAGCGTGGCGAGCGCGACGGCTTCACGGTCGAAGTGATCGACCAGGCGAACGTGCCCGCGTCGCTCGAAACGCTGCGCGTGATTTCCGACGGCTGGCTCGACAGCCGCGACGCGCGCGAGAAAAGCTTTTCGGTCGCCGCGTTCAATGACGAATATCTGGCCGCGCAATCCGTGATGCTCGTGCGGCAGAACGGCGAGCCGGTCGCATTCGTCACATTCATGACGACCGACCTGAATACGGAGGCGACCGTCGGCGTGATGCGTCACGTGGAAAGCGCGTCTCCGTATGCGATGGAGTATCTGTTCACGCAGCTCGCGCTGCATCTGAAACAGGCCGGTTTCCGCTCGCTCAGCCTCGGCATTGCGCCGCTTTCCGGCATGCAGCCGACGCCGCTCGCGTCGCGCTGGCATCGCTTTGCGGGCATCGTGTGGCGCTTTGGCGGGCGCTTCTATAACTTCCGCGGCCTGCGTGCTTTCAAGAGCAAGTTCCAGCCGCATTGGGAGCCGCGCTATCTTGCGGCGTCCGGCTCGGTCGGTGTGTTCTTCACGCTCGCGGATCTGTCGTTGCTGGCAGGAGGCCGGCGTTCATGA
- a CDS encoding MFS transporter, with protein MPAVQKALIAPLIVACAMFMEAVDANVIVTALPSMARDFGRDPVTLKIAVTSYVLGLGVFIPVCGWLADRFGARTVFRTAIGIFVAGSLLCAASGSLATFTLARFVQGVGGAMMVPVGRIIIFRVVHKSDFIRAMNYLSVPAMLGPAAGPLLGGFITTYLHWRLIFFINVPIGILGIYLTNRHIANTREPDPGPLDWIGFFLSAAGAVLLLLGLSLVGGELISNGKAFSMCACGALLLLIYVAYAKRVPLPLLDLRFFKVPTFQASVLGGSLFRIGLGALPFLLPLLLQEGHGMSAFQSGLITCASAFGGMFMRTVASRVLHRFGFRSVLAVNAALSGVSIAACGLFFPGTPTWIIWVVVLLGGFFPALQFTSLNSLTYAEIASRDVGRATSLGSVVQQMSLGLGVTVGGIVLQIARSLNGHPSIMWSDFWPAFLVVGLCSFASIPVTLRLPHRAGEEISRGGRG; from the coding sequence ATGCCTGCCGTCCAGAAAGCTCTGATTGCGCCCCTTATCGTCGCCTGCGCGATGTTCATGGAGGCCGTCGATGCGAATGTGATCGTGACCGCGCTGCCGTCCATGGCGCGCGACTTCGGGCGCGATCCGGTCACGCTGAAAATCGCGGTCACGAGCTACGTGCTGGGCCTTGGCGTGTTCATTCCGGTCTGTGGCTGGCTCGCCGACCGGTTTGGTGCGCGCACCGTTTTCCGCACGGCAATCGGCATTTTCGTGGCCGGTTCGCTACTGTGCGCGGCTTCCGGCTCGCTTGCCACGTTCACGTTGGCGCGTTTCGTCCAGGGCGTAGGCGGCGCGATGATGGTTCCGGTCGGCCGGATCATCATCTTTCGCGTGGTGCACAAATCCGACTTCATTCGCGCGATGAACTACCTGAGTGTGCCCGCCATGCTTGGCCCCGCGGCCGGCCCGTTGTTAGGCGGGTTCATCACCACCTATCTGCACTGGCGGCTGATTTTCTTCATCAACGTGCCGATCGGCATTCTCGGCATCTATCTGACCAACCGTCATATCGCCAATACGCGTGAGCCCGACCCCGGTCCGCTCGACTGGATCGGCTTTTTCCTTTCGGCCGCGGGCGCGGTGCTGTTGCTGCTCGGTCTTTCGCTGGTCGGTGGAGAGCTGATCTCAAACGGCAAAGCGTTCAGCATGTGCGCGTGCGGCGCCCTGCTGCTGCTGATCTATGTCGCGTACGCGAAGCGTGTGCCGCTTCCGTTGCTCGACCTGCGCTTCTTCAAGGTGCCGACCTTCCAGGCAAGTGTGCTGGGCGGTTCGCTGTTCCGGATCGGCCTGGGTGCGCTGCCCTTCCTGCTGCCGCTGCTGCTGCAGGAGGGCCACGGCATGAGCGCGTTCCAGTCCGGGCTGATCACCTGCGCATCGGCGTTCGGCGGGATGTTCATGCGCACGGTGGCCTCGCGCGTGTTGCATCGCTTTGGCTTTCGCTCCGTGCTGGCGGTCAACGCGGCGCTGTCGGGGGTGTCGATTGCGGCGTGCGGGCTATTTTTTCCCGGCACGCCGACGTGGATCATCTGGGTCGTCGTGCTGCTAGGCGGCTTTTTTCCGGCGCTTCAGTTTACGAGCCTCAACTCGCTGACCTACGCGGAAATCGCGAGCCGCGACGTGGGTCGCGCAACGAGCCTCGGCAGCGTCGTGCAACAGATGTCATTGGGGCTTGGCGTGACCGTCGGCGGTATCGTGCTGCAGATCGCGCGCTCGCTCAATGGTCATCCGAGCATCATGTGGTCGGATTTCTGGCCGGCATTTCTCGTGGTGGGCTTGTGCTCGTTCGCATCGATCCCCGTCACGCTGCGTTTGCCGCATCGTGCAGGCGAAGAGATTTCCCGCGGCGGCCGCGGCTGA
- a CDS encoding glycosyltransferase produces the protein MIGVIVPAHNEEALLAPCLAALIEASRHEDLAGETVRIVVVLDACDDFSGAIARAYGVETLNLKARNVGIARATGADLLLAEGARWLAFTDADSRVSPGWLVAQLSLGADAVCGSIAVDDWTQHPLSVREYFRKTYVDADGHRHIHGANLGVSADAYRRAGGFPPLKCSEDVALVDRLIAIGARIAWSAAPRVITSARAAARARGGFGDTLVAWASG, from the coding sequence ATGATCGGCGTGATCGTACCTGCCCATAACGAAGAGGCGCTGCTCGCGCCGTGTCTCGCGGCGTTGATCGAAGCGTCGCGCCACGAGGATCTCGCGGGAGAAACCGTGCGCATCGTGGTCGTACTCGATGCATGCGACGACTTCAGCGGTGCGATCGCGCGTGCGTATGGGGTCGAGACCCTGAATCTGAAAGCGCGCAACGTCGGCATTGCACGGGCGACAGGCGCGGATCTGCTGCTCGCCGAAGGCGCGCGCTGGCTTGCGTTCACCGACGCTGACAGCCGCGTTTCGCCAGGCTGGCTCGTCGCGCAGCTGTCGCTCGGTGCCGATGCGGTGTGCGGCTCGATTGCCGTCGACGACTGGACGCAGCATCCGCTTAGCGTGCGCGAGTACTTTCGCAAAACCTACGTCGATGCCGACGGCCACCGTCACATCCACGGCGCGAATCTCGGCGTGTCGGCGGATGCGTACCGGCGCGCGGGCGGCTTTCCGCCGCTCAAGTGCAGTGAGGACGTCGCGCTTGTCGACAGGTTGATCGCGATTGGCGCGCGCATTGCGTGGAGCGCGGCACCGCGCGTGATTACCAGCGCGCGGGCTGCTGCGCGCGCGCGTGGCGGTTTCGGCGATACACTGGTTGCGTGGGCGAGCGGTTGA
- a CDS encoding SAM-dependent methyltransferase, with protein sequence MDALTRRADIDSPAAYFDELYKQSDDPWNLREGWYESRKRALTLALLPRPRYRNAFEPGCANGELTAELAKRCDILLAADLHERAVQLARERVADASHVRVERRTVPQEWPTEAGPFDLIVISEFAYYLDAAALETLAARIAASLTTDGTLLACHWRRPFAEALESADTAHALFDARCGLTRLAHHDDADLLIDVWSRDARSVAQREGLL encoded by the coding sequence ATGGACGCTCTGACCCGACGCGCCGACATCGATTCGCCGGCTGCTTATTTCGACGAACTCTACAAACAGTCCGACGACCCGTGGAATCTGCGGGAAGGCTGGTATGAAAGCCGCAAGCGCGCATTGACGCTCGCACTGCTGCCGCGTCCGCGCTATCGCAATGCATTCGAGCCCGGCTGCGCGAATGGCGAACTGACGGCCGAACTCGCGAAACGTTGCGACATTCTGCTGGCCGCCGATCTGCATGAGCGCGCGGTGCAACTGGCGCGTGAGCGGGTGGCCGACGCATCGCATGTCCGCGTGGAACGGCGCACGGTGCCGCAGGAGTGGCCGACGGAGGCGGGGCCGTTCGATCTGATCGTGATCAGCGAATTCGCGTATTACCTCGACGCGGCCGCGCTCGAAACACTGGCCGCGCGCATTGCGGCGTCGCTCACGACGGACGGCACGCTGCTCGCCTGTCACTGGCGCAGGCCTTTCGCCGAAGCGCTCGAATCTGCCGACACCGCGCATGCGCTTTTCGATGCGCGCTGCGGCCTGACGCGTCTCGCGCATCACGACGACGCCGATCTGCTGATCGACGTGTGGTCGCGCGACGCCCGTTCGGTTGCGCAACGCGAGGGGCTTCTATGA
- a CDS encoding acyl-CoA dehydrogenase encodes MLDTRDRPASAHARPPQTGRAVDRDSLAKARNMESAATGARASHPDGDPATGYGTLEALLRATRFDANDPLALGDVLRNLVERGFDRAPALPLPGHGQTLLRWRVLARVAACDLGLVKLFEGHTDALAILAELHGPTPPAGSRWATWAAEPPDARVQANRIGGRSNDGLLDLTGTKAWCSGAGVVTHALVTVWLDDEPVLAAVSMDQPSISVDASKWQAVGMQATASADITFDHAHATLVGEAHDYVRRPGFWQGGAGIAACWYGAAAQIGRMLRDASIQRADPHRLAHLGAVEVALAGAAAVLRETAAQIDANPLANAQREAMRARLVVEEAATAVMQHATRTLGAGPLCRDARFARALADLPVFLRQSHAERDLAALGESIVAAGRESASDPHAADIVNAGSPTGGTPWTL; translated from the coding sequence ATGCTCGATACGCGTGATCGTCCGGCCAGCGCTCACGCGCGGCCCCCGCAAACCGGTCGCGCCGTCGATCGCGATTCGCTTGCGAAGGCACGCAACATGGAGAGCGCGGCGACTGGCGCGCGCGCTTCCCATCCCGATGGGGACCCCGCAACCGGATACGGCACGCTGGAAGCATTGCTGCGCGCCACGCGTTTTGACGCCAACGATCCGCTCGCACTCGGTGACGTCCTTCGGAATCTGGTTGAGCGTGGTTTTGATCGCGCGCCGGCTTTACCGCTGCCAGGCCATGGCCAGACATTGCTGCGCTGGCGGGTGTTGGCGCGCGTCGCCGCTTGTGACCTTGGTCTTGTGAAGCTGTTCGAAGGTCACACCGACGCGCTCGCGATCCTCGCCGAATTGCATGGCCCCACGCCGCCGGCAGGCAGCCGCTGGGCCACGTGGGCCGCGGAGCCGCCCGACGCGCGCGTTCAGGCAAACAGGATAGGAGGACGAAGCAATGACGGTCTCCTTGATCTGACCGGTACGAAAGCCTGGTGCTCGGGCGCGGGAGTAGTCACCCATGCGCTCGTCACCGTATGGCTCGACGACGAGCCCGTGCTGGCCGCCGTGTCGATGGATCAGCCGTCTATCTCCGTCGACGCGTCGAAGTGGCAGGCGGTCGGCATGCAGGCGACGGCCAGCGCGGACATCACGTTCGACCATGCGCATGCGACGCTCGTGGGAGAGGCGCACGACTATGTGCGCCGTCCGGGCTTCTGGCAGGGTGGCGCCGGCATCGCCGCCTGCTGGTATGGGGCAGCCGCACAGATCGGCCGGATGTTGCGCGACGCGTCGATACAACGCGCGGACCCGCATCGACTCGCGCATCTTGGCGCAGTTGAAGTTGCGCTCGCCGGCGCCGCAGCGGTGTTGCGCGAAACGGCCGCGCAGATTGACGCGAACCCGCTTGCCAATGCGCAGCGCGAGGCGATGCGTGCGCGGCTCGTGGTGGAAGAGGCCGCCACGGCCGTGATGCAGCACGCCACCCGCACACTCGGTGCGGGGCCGTTGTGCCGCGATGCACGTTTTGCGCGCGCGCTTGCCGATCTGCCCGTGTTTCTACGGCAGAGCCACGCGGAACGCGACCTGGCCGCGCTAGGAGAATCCATTGTCGCCGCAGGCCGCGAGTCCGCCTCCGACCCGCACGCTGCGGACATCGTCAATGCAGGTTCGCCAACGGGAGGCACGCCATGGACGCTCTGA